The Pseudophaeobacter arcticus DSM 23566 genome includes a region encoding these proteins:
- a CDS encoding TolC family protein translates to MKRRILPVVLAGPLALAACSTGVPEQYTNETLGFQAIADQTQNAIGTRTAFARSQTQNEALSQEVRELVLGKTISADTAVQAALLNNKGLQAAYARAGLSAAEVWQQMTPENPVVSLGLFGIGAPELGLYRALESTIAVNLLDTRTRKQRIAVAKAQFQQAQLAAVQETLMLAGETRRAWINSVAAFERLSYLRKARETADASAELASQLGKTGALNKAGQAREFAFQAELAGQVARARLEASLAKEELTRLMGLWGGDARYYVPDALPALPRSLPRVASIEAAALQNRVDLKVAQIGLEAQARAFGLTDQTRLVTDLELIAGFEAERERQDGATHTDTRPQLELEFAIPIFDQGKARMRKAELSYMQAANQLAERAVNVRSEARSAELAYHASFEIAQHYRDVVLPLRKSIEEEGLLSYNGMITNTFELLTDLRDRLSSALQAANAKRDFWLAQANVNTAIYGGGAGSAAMRDAGAEIASGGSPAH, encoded by the coding sequence ATGAAACGTAGAATTTTGCCTGTCGTGCTGGCAGGCCCCCTGGCTTTGGCCGCCTGTTCAACAGGTGTCCCGGAACAATACACCAATGAAACCCTTGGCTTTCAAGCCATCGCTGATCAAACGCAAAACGCAATTGGCACGCGCACGGCCTTTGCCCGTAGCCAAACCCAGAACGAAGCCCTGAGCCAAGAAGTGCGCGAATTGGTGCTTGGCAAGACCATATCAGCCGATACCGCAGTGCAGGCGGCCCTGCTGAACAACAAGGGTTTGCAGGCAGCCTATGCGCGTGCCGGGCTGTCGGCGGCAGAGGTCTGGCAGCAGATGACACCCGAAAACCCGGTTGTATCCCTTGGTTTGTTCGGCATTGGCGCGCCGGAGCTTGGCTTGTACCGGGCGTTGGAATCCACCATTGCCGTCAATCTTCTGGATACCAGGACCAGAAAGCAACGCATCGCAGTTGCCAAAGCACAGTTTCAGCAGGCGCAGCTTGCCGCCGTGCAGGAAACGCTGATGCTGGCGGGCGAAACCCGACGGGCCTGGATCAATTCTGTCGCCGCCTTTGAACGGCTGAGCTATCTGCGCAAGGCAAGGGAAACCGCTGATGCAAGCGCCGAACTGGCCAGTCAGCTGGGCAAAACCGGGGCTTTGAACAAGGCTGGCCAAGCCCGCGAGTTTGCCTTTCAGGCAGAGCTGGCCGGCCAAGTTGCGCGTGCGCGGCTTGAAGCCTCATTGGCCAAGGAAGAGCTGACCCGACTGATGGGACTTTGGGGCGGGGATGCGCGCTACTATGTGCCGGACGCCTTGCCAGCCCTGCCGCGATCCTTGCCCAGGGTCGCGTCAATCGAGGCCGCCGCTTTGCAGAACCGGGTCGACCTGAAGGTTGCACAAATCGGGCTTGAAGCGCAGGCGCGCGCCTTTGGGCTGACAGATCAGACCCGGTTGGTGACAGACCTGGAGCTGATTGCAGGGTTTGAAGCAGAACGTGAGCGCCAGGACGGGGCCACGCATACGGACACCCGGCCGCAACTGGAGCTGGAGTTTGCCATTCCGATCTTTGATCAGGGCAAAGCCCGCATGCGCAAGGCGGAACTGTCTTATATGCAGGCTGCCAATCAGCTGGCCGAACGGGCTGTGAATGTGCGCTCTGAAGCGCGCAGCGCCGAATTAGCCTATCACGCGTCGTTTGAAATCGCACAGCACTACCGCGACGTTGTCCTGCCCCTGCGCAAATCCATCGAAGAAGAAGGTCTGCTTAGCTACAACGGCATGATCACCAATACATTCGAACTGCTGACTGATCTGCGGGACAGACTGTCCAGTGCTCTGCAAGCAGCAAACGCCAAACGCGATTTCTGGCTGGCACAGGCAAATGTGAATACCGCGATTTATGGCGGCGGCGCGGGCTCGGCCGCGATGCGCGACGCCGGCGCAGAGATCGCCAGCGGCGGCAGCCCAGCCCATTAA
- a CDS encoding cupredoxin domain-containing protein produces the protein MKTILSTVVIAALLAGPAFASGTHGGGHGDGMEVGKPGDAHHVDREIKVSMQETDDGEMLFEPRNFSFAKGETVKFTITNAGELEHEFVLDTAPRNLLHKEMMAKMDMEHDDPNSVRLDAGAQAEVVWTFSNSGTFEFACLIPGHYESGMHGPVVVK, from the coding sequence ATGAAAACAATCCTTTCGACAGTAGTCATCGCCGCACTCCTTGCTGGCCCTGCCTTTGCATCTGGCACGCATGGCGGCGGGCACGGCGATGGAATGGAGGTCGGCAAACCCGGTGACGCACATCACGTTGACCGCGAAATCAAAGTCTCGATGCAAGAGACTGACGACGGCGAAATGCTGTTTGAGCCCCGAAACTTCTCTTTTGCCAAAGGTGAAACGGTCAAGTTCACAATCACCAACGCCGGTGAGTTGGAGCATGAATTTGTATTGGATACCGCCCCGCGAAACCTCCTGCACAAGGAAATGATGGCCAAAATGGACATGGAACACGATGACCCAAACTCAGTGCGGCTTGATGCCGGTGCGCAAGCAGAGGTCGTCTGGACCTTTTCCAACAGCGGCACCTTTGAATTCGCATGCCTGATCCCTGGTCACTACGAATCCGGCATGCATGGCCCGGTGGTGGTGAAATGA
- a CDS encoding Hint domain-containing protein, with protein sequence MADNFDNPYSANLIGLWDFRQGYTEDDSGLGDGIAQDGTGSGGANYAGGWMLGNGSSSQFNVAGDNDDPFDLTTGTVITSFKSNTFPGSGDQTVVSRGLSSEDDADGENFVIRTTEDGTVQLTHADDGNLVEFATDPGFFATGDVVTVSYGWSPGGVTLVVENTTQGTSYTTGDDIVGMTMDVAADGEDSFVIGADGDGGNSFSGGIDYVAVLDDNVVVPSGGGLDGIVEGTAGDDLIDTSYLGDPEGDRIDNDDAINPADGEDDDLVNAGTGDDTVLAGEGDDTVHGGGGADSLSGGIGDDVLAGDTDVPGVGGGGTREVFQWDLAPDPDGGDPVDPSDDLSAGFSQDTGSVTVDFSVSSSSGDTATEFSDVPQFVGNINTGGITADPQSGLNSEVSSDGSTADYRLDFSDPVGDVSFRVSDIDADSQVRITAFDADGNPIVVNLAGGPGLTMEDTDAIAGYDTASTREDDTFTSDDNPDTSMLVTIPGPVSSIVITHTQDGSINSSVVVSDVFFDALGTPVTSIPGDDTIDGGEGDDVLYGNDGDDSLIGGDGDDTIEGGDGADTIEGGDGSDSVEGGDGDDVIDTSSDDPIPLPDRGFDGYTGTTPNIPVVPADADPLDDRDTVDGGAGNDVILTGDDNDLITGGAGSDTIDGGIDDDTIDGGTEDDLITGGEGSDSLIGGDGSDTIYGGLDPAFPDGLNITDDGSDGRPVDPDPTNGMDTIEGGAGDDVIYGQDDDDLISGGTGNDMIDAGIDDDTVTGGEGDDTILGGQGDDELDGGAGLDNIDLGAGDGADFALGGTGSDTISGISQNDTVYGGEDADDSDVDVLDLRGVAEEQNPGGSLEVEYDSTNPENGTVTFLDAGGAVTGTAEFYEIENVIVPCFTPGTLIATPEGERRVEDLGVGDRIITRDNGIQAIRWLGKRTLATAELKAAEHLQPILIREGALGNGLPERDMMVSPNHRVLVANDKTALYFEDREVLVAAKHLTGLAGVDAVETSSVTYIHFMFDQHEVVLSDGAWSESFQPGDQTLRGLDNAQRNEVYEIFPALKSEEGREAYSSARRSLKRHEARLLVH encoded by the coding sequence ATGGCTGACAATTTTGACAACCCGTATTCGGCTAATCTGATTGGTCTTTGGGATTTCCGCCAGGGATATACCGAGGACGACAGCGGTCTTGGCGATGGCATTGCCCAGGATGGTACGGGTTCTGGCGGCGCCAATTACGCGGGCGGCTGGATGTTGGGCAATGGCAGCAGCAGCCAGTTCAATGTCGCGGGCGACAATGACGATCCTTTTGATCTCACCACCGGAACAGTCATCACCTCCTTTAAGTCCAACACCTTTCCGGGGTCTGGCGATCAAACGGTTGTGAGCCGTGGACTGTCATCGGAAGATGACGCAGACGGCGAGAATTTTGTGATCCGGACCACCGAGGACGGCACCGTTCAGCTGACCCATGCCGATGATGGCAATCTGGTGGAGTTTGCAACCGACCCTGGATTCTTTGCCACCGGGGATGTTGTCACCGTGTCTTATGGGTGGAGCCCAGGCGGCGTCACACTTGTTGTTGAGAACACGACACAGGGCACCAGCTATACCACCGGCGACGATATTGTTGGTATGACCATGGATGTGGCGGCAGATGGCGAAGACAGCTTTGTCATCGGCGCGGATGGCGACGGCGGCAATTCTTTCAGCGGCGGCATCGACTATGTTGCTGTGCTGGATGACAATGTTGTTGTGCCCAGTGGTGGTGGCCTTGACGGGATCGTCGAAGGCACCGCTGGCGATGATCTGATCGACACCTCTTACCTTGGTGATCCAGAAGGCGACCGGATCGACAATGACGATGCGATCAACCCGGCGGACGGGGAAGATGACGACCTGGTCAATGCGGGAACCGGAGACGACACCGTGCTGGCTGGTGAAGGCGACGACACCGTGCATGGCGGCGGCGGTGCCGACAGTCTGAGTGGCGGTATCGGCGATGATGTGCTGGCCGGGGATACTGACGTTCCTGGTGTCGGCGGCGGCGGTACCCGGGAAGTGTTCCAGTGGGACCTTGCGCCGGATCCCGATGGCGGCGATCCTGTTGACCCATCGGATGATCTGAGCGCCGGATTTTCGCAGGATACCGGTTCGGTCACAGTTGATTTCTCGGTCTCCAGCAGCTCGGGCGATACTGCGACCGAATTTTCCGACGTGCCGCAGTTTGTTGGCAATATCAACACCGGCGGCATCACCGCCGATCCGCAAAGCGGGCTGAACTCAGAGGTCAGCTCTGATGGCAGCACAGCCGATTACCGCCTGGATTTCTCGGATCCGGTTGGCGATGTATCCTTCCGTGTCAGCGATATTGATGCTGACAGCCAGGTGCGCATCACGGCCTTTGACGCAGACGGAAACCCCATTGTGGTGAACCTGGCCGGTGGCCCGGGGCTGACCATGGAAGATACCGATGCGATTGCCGGTTATGATACCGCCTCAACGCGCGAAGACGATACCTTTACCAGCGACGACAATCCCGACACCTCAATGTTGGTGACAATCCCCGGCCCGGTGTCGTCGATTGTCATCACCCATACGCAGGATGGCAGCATCAACAGCAGTGTTGTTGTCAGTGATGTGTTCTTTGATGCTCTGGGCACCCCGGTGACCAGCATTCCCGGTGATGATACCATTGACGGTGGGGAGGGCGACGATGTCCTCTATGGCAACGACGGCGATGACTCGCTGATCGGTGGCGACGGCGACGATACCATCGAAGGCGGTGACGGCGCCGACACTATCGAGGGTGGTGATGGCTCTGACAGCGTTGAGGGCGGTGACGGAGATGACGTCATCGACACCTCTTCGGATGATCCCATTCCGCTGCCTGACCGGGGCTTTGACGGCTATACTGGCACCACACCAAACATCCCCGTCGTGCCAGCCGATGCAGATCCGCTGGACGACCGTGACACCGTGGATGGTGGCGCTGGCAATGATGTGATCCTCACCGGCGACGATAACGACCTGATCACGGGCGGCGCGGGCTCCGATACCATTGATGGCGGTATTGACGATGATACCATTGATGGTGGCACCGAAGATGACCTGATCACCGGCGGTGAGGGCTCTGACAGCCTGATCGGCGGCGACGGCTCTGATACGATCTATGGCGGTCTGGACCCAGCTTTCCCAGATGGGCTCAATATCACCGATGATGGCTCGGACGGGCGTCCCGTGGATCCAGATCCCACCAATGGCATGGATACCATTGAGGGCGGCGCTGGCGATGATGTGATCTATGGCCAGGATGACGATGATCTCATTTCTGGTGGCACCGGCAATGATATGATCGACGCGGGCATCGACGATGACACGGTGACTGGCGGCGAAGGTGACGATACCATCCTTGGCGGTCAGGGCGATGATGAGCTGGATGGCGGCGCAGGCTTGGATAACATTGATCTGGGTGCAGGCGATGGCGCAGATTTTGCGCTTGGGGGCACCGGGTCGGATACCATTTCCGGCATCAGCCAGAATGACACGGTCTATGGCGGTGAAGACGCGGATGACAGTGATGTCGACGTGCTGGATCTGCGCGGTGTTGCGGAAGAGCAGAACCCGGGCGGCTCGCTCGAGGTTGAGTATGACAGCACCAACCCGGAAAACGGGACAGTTACCTTCCTGGATGCGGGGGGCGCGGTCACCGGCACCGCCGAGTTCTACGAGATCGAAAACGTCATCGTTCCCTGCTTTACGCCGGGGACACTGATTGCCACCCCCGAAGGGGAACGCCGGGTCGAAGACCTGGGTGTTGGGGACCGGATCATCACCCGGGACAATGGCATCCAGGCCATTCGCTGGCTGGGTAAGCGTACCCTTGCCACAGCAGAGCTGAAAGCGGCAGAGCATCTGCAGCCGATCCTGATCCGCGAAGGCGCCCTGGGCAATGGTCTGCCCGAACGCGACATGATGGTCAGCCCCAATCACCGGGTGCTGGTGGCCAACGACAAGACGGCGCTTTACTTTGAAGATCGCGAAGTCCTGGTCGCGGCGAAACATCTGACCGGCCTTGCAGGCGTGGACGCGGTGGAGACCAGCTCGGTCACCTATATCCACTTCATGTTCGATCAGCATGAGGTTGTGCTGTCGGATGGCGCCTGGAGCGAAAGCTTCCAGCCTGGCGATCAGACCCTGCGGGGCCTGGACAATGCGCAGCGCAACGAGGTCTATGAGATCTTCCCGGCGCTGAAGTCCGAGGAAGGCCGGGAAGCCTATAGCTCTGCGCGGCGCTCGCTGAAACGTCACGAGGCGCGCCTGCTGGTGCATTGA
- a CDS encoding copper-binding protein yields the protein MKITIEGKRIMKTIKLAATALMLAVGFAASSMAGTFTKGTVKKVDPRSGKVTIIHEELVDLDMPAMTMVFRLAEKDMLDQLEAGQEIEFVAERIKGRLTVTELR from the coding sequence ATGAAGATCACAATCGAAGGAAAACGGATCATGAAAACCATAAAACTAGCCGCAACGGCGCTCATGCTTGCTGTAGGTTTTGCCGCCAGTAGCATGGCTGGAACCTTTACCAAAGGCACGGTTAAAAAGGTCGATCCCAGGTCCGGCAAGGTTACAATTATTCACGAAGAACTGGTGGATCTGGACATGCCCGCCATGACCATGGTTTTCCGGCTGGCCGAAAAAGACATGCTCGACCAACTGGAAGCAGGGCAGGAAATAGAGTTCGTCGCCGAAAGGATCAAAGGCAGGCTCACCGTGACTGAGCTGAGATAG
- a CDS encoding DUF3772 domain-containing protein: protein MTIALRQSARVNCEAATLWSHTLVTRLIAAFAFWLAVAVLGSLAVSGPVLAQVTAQVTAQQQSYMQEWESTALRAEQSIESRRASSAAFEQLRKELTSFRQDFQVEKSKNKQRIQTLTNQIAALGAAPADGATEPEDIATLRNQLTAQLNQLKVPRVIAEAAFSRADGLISEVDSIIRERRTKHLLQRGPSPLNPELWPDALAALSWAGRTLWFETKSQIGSDTTVEKIWDGFPEILLLVLLGGFLLLRGRPWARAMGDHLRGLGARGTGVWTFIVSLLQVALPLLGILLLTTSLEVAGILGVRGTLMLEHLPGWALILFAFHWLGDQLFKAPGEVSLVPFAVVRRGEARLMIDLWAVILVLQDVLYELYQLEKTSVDTQSVLSFPLIVAAALVFYRLNTLGVAQGRPVQAGLAPGAADKSERDPEQETRISIGANRLFDVVRRGAFFLGFAAPVLAAVGYVNAAEALIYPAILTLLLLAVLFVVQRFAGDLYGFVSGQGEAARDSLVLVAVGFTLSLIALPLLSLIWGARVADMTELWSTFLAGFQIGDTQISPVAFLSFVVVFAFGYGVTRVVQSTLRTSLLPKTNIDPGGQNAIVSGLGYVGIFLAALVAISMAGLDLSSLAIVAGALSVGIGFGLQTIVSNFVSGIILLIERPISKGDWIEVGGLMGYVRDISVRSTRIETFDRSDVIVPNSDLITGTVTNYTRGNTVGRVIVPVGVAYGTDPRRVEAILNEIAQSHPMVLLKPAPSVIFQGFGADSLDFEIRAILRDVNWVLSVKSDLNYEIAARFAAEEIEIPFAQRDLWIRNPEALVAERTKDAVADQAATSAVSEATTDLTQPDLGDLQGGEEDGAADSDR, encoded by the coding sequence ATGACCATCGCGCTCCGGCAGTCTGCCCGTGTCAACTGTGAGGCCGCAACCTTGTGGTCTCACACCCTCGTGACGCGGTTGATTGCCGCTTTTGCCTTTTGGCTTGCTGTTGCAGTGCTGGGCAGCCTGGCCGTTTCCGGACCTGTCTTGGCACAGGTGACGGCGCAGGTGACGGCGCAGCAACAGAGCTACATGCAGGAGTGGGAAAGCACCGCCCTGCGGGCCGAGCAGTCGATTGAAAGCAGACGTGCCTCAAGCGCCGCCTTTGAGCAGCTACGCAAGGAACTGACGAGTTTTCGTCAGGACTTTCAGGTCGAAAAAAGCAAAAACAAGCAGCGTATTCAAACGCTGACAAATCAGATTGCAGCGCTTGGGGCTGCCCCCGCTGACGGGGCGACGGAACCTGAAGACATCGCCACGCTGCGAAATCAACTGACTGCCCAGCTCAATCAGCTGAAAGTCCCGCGCGTTATCGCAGAAGCGGCCTTTAGTCGTGCGGATGGGTTGATCAGTGAAGTTGACAGTATCATTCGCGAACGCCGCACCAAGCATCTGTTGCAGCGCGGCCCGTCTCCTTTGAACCCTGAGCTCTGGCCAGATGCTCTGGCGGCCCTGTCCTGGGCTGGGCGGACCCTGTGGTTTGAGACCAAGTCACAGATCGGGAGCGATACCACAGTTGAGAAGATCTGGGATGGCTTTCCAGAAATTCTGCTGTTGGTCTTGCTTGGCGGTTTCCTGCTGCTGCGCGGGCGCCCCTGGGCGCGGGCGATGGGGGATCATCTGCGCGGCCTTGGTGCCCGTGGCACGGGGGTGTGGACCTTTATCGTCTCGCTGTTGCAGGTTGCCCTGCCGTTGCTCGGAATCCTATTGCTGACAACCTCTTTGGAGGTGGCGGGCATTCTTGGGGTGCGGGGCACCCTGATGCTCGAGCACCTGCCAGGATGGGCTCTGATCCTGTTCGCATTCCATTGGCTTGGCGATCAGCTGTTCAAAGCTCCGGGAGAGGTCAGCCTGGTGCCTTTTGCGGTGGTGCGGCGCGGAGAAGCCCGCCTGATGATCGACCTCTGGGCGGTTATTCTGGTGCTGCAGGATGTCCTGTACGAGCTCTACCAGCTGGAAAAAACCTCAGTGGATACTCAGTCGGTGCTGAGCTTTCCTTTGATTGTTGCTGCGGCTCTGGTGTTTTATCGGTTGAACACGCTTGGGGTGGCACAGGGGAGACCGGTACAGGCTGGATTGGCTCCGGGCGCAGCGGATAAATCCGAGCGCGACCCGGAACAGGAAACGCGTATCTCGATCGGAGCCAACCGGCTGTTTGATGTGGTGCGGCGCGGAGCTTTCTTTCTGGGGTTTGCAGCTCCGGTTCTTGCGGCGGTTGGCTATGTCAATGCCGCCGAGGCCTTGATCTACCCGGCTATTTTGACCTTGCTGCTTTTGGCGGTACTCTTTGTTGTGCAGCGTTTTGCCGGGGATCTTTATGGGTTTGTGTCAGGGCAGGGGGAGGCCGCGCGCGACTCGCTTGTTCTGGTGGCCGTTGGATTTACCCTCTCTTTGATCGCCCTGCCTTTGCTGTCGTTGATCTGGGGCGCCCGGGTTGCCGATATGACCGAACTCTGGTCGACCTTTCTGGCGGGGTTTCAGATCGGTGATACCCAAATCTCTCCGGTTGCCTTCCTGAGTTTTGTTGTGGTTTTTGCCTTTGGCTATGGGGTGACACGGGTTGTGCAGAGCACGCTGCGTACCTCATTATTGCCCAAAACTAATATCGACCCTGGTGGGCAGAATGCCATCGTTTCCGGCTTGGGCTATGTTGGCATCTTCCTGGCGGCGCTTGTGGCGATCTCGATGGCGGGCCTGGATCTGTCATCCCTGGCGATTGTGGCCGGGGCCTTGTCGGTGGGGATCGGCTTTGGTTTGCAAACCATCGTGTCGAATTTTGTCTCTGGTATCATCCTGCTGATCGAACGGCCGATTTCCAAGGGGGATTGGATCGAAGTGGGCGGGTTGATGGGCTATGTCCGCGACATCTCGGTGCGCTCGACCCGGATCGAGACCTTTGATCGCAGCGATGTGATTGTGCCAAATTCGGATCTGATCACCGGGACCGTTACCAACTACACCCGTGGCAATACGGTTGGCCGGGTGATTGTCCCTGTTGGGGTGGCCTATGGCACCGATCCGCGCCGCGTAGAGGCCATCCTGAATGAGATTGCTCAATCCCACCCGATGGTGCTGCTGAAACCGGCGCCCAGCGTGATCTTCCAAGGCTTTGGGGCGGATAGTCTCGACTTTGAGATCCGCGCCATTTTGCGGGATGTGAACTGGGTCTTGTCGGTGAAATCCGATCTCAACTACGAGATCGCGGCGCGCTTTGCTGCGGAAGAGATTGAAATTCCCTTTGCCCAGCGTGATCTTTGGATCCGCAATCCAGAGGCGCTGGTGGCTGAAAGAACCAAAGATGCGGTCGCTGATCAGGCCGCCACCAGCGCGGTTTCAGAGGCCACCACAGATCTGACACAGCCGGACCTTGGGGATCTTCAGGGCGGCGAAGAGGATGGCGCGGCAGATTCTGACCGTTAG
- a CDS encoding multicopper oxidase family protein, translating into MMNRRQILGAGAAGAALVSSQAWGKTTNMGLPEAALMDTAATQPPKAPSTGTDYNPVVTLNGWTLPFRMNNGVKEFHLIAEPVERELADGMTAHLWGYNGQSTGPTIEAVEGDRVRIYVTNKLPEHTTVHWHGLILPSGMDGVGGLSHPGIPPGKTFIYEFNLTKSGTFMYHPHADEMVQMAMGMMGMFIVHPKDPDFMRVDRDFLIMLNAFDIDPGTFVPRIMTMTDFNLWTWNSRIFPDIDPLVVNKGDKVRVRVGNLTMTNHPIHMHGYDFKVTCTDGGWVPETAQWPEVSIDIPVGAMRAYEFVADHLGDWAIHCHKSHHTMNAMGHDVPTFIGANKSKLTGQIRALQPEYMPMGTAGMADMGEMSMPLPDNTVPMMAGWGPHGPLEMGGMFSVVKVRDGIGSDDYSDPGWYQNPPGTQAYEWTGELPEFARADTAQTQITPKPTTKG; encoded by the coding sequence ATGATGAACAGACGTCAAATTCTAGGCGCCGGTGCGGCAGGTGCTGCGCTTGTCTCGTCCCAGGCCTGGGGCAAGACCACCAACATGGGTCTTCCTGAAGCCGCCCTGATGGATACAGCAGCAACACAGCCCCCCAAAGCGCCCTCAACCGGGACTGATTACAATCCGGTGGTGACCCTGAACGGTTGGACACTTCCGTTTCGCATGAACAACGGGGTGAAGGAATTTCACCTGATTGCCGAACCGGTAGAAAGAGAGCTGGCCGATGGCATGACCGCACATCTATGGGGCTACAACGGCCAATCCACCGGCCCCACAATCGAGGCGGTCGAGGGTGACCGGGTCCGTATCTATGTCACCAACAAGCTGCCAGAGCACACAACCGTGCATTGGCACGGGCTGATCCTGCCGTCCGGCATGGACGGTGTGGGCGGGCTCAGCCATCCCGGCATTCCCCCGGGCAAGACCTTTATCTACGAGTTCAATCTGACCAAATCTGGCACCTTCATGTATCATCCACATGCGGATGAAATGGTGCAAATGGCCATGGGCATGATGGGAATGTTCATTGTGCATCCCAAAGACCCTGATTTCATGCGGGTAGATCGCGATTTCCTGATCATGCTCAATGCCTTTGACATTGATCCGGGCACATTTGTTCCGCGTATCATGACCATGACCGATTTCAACCTGTGGACATGGAACAGCCGGATCTTCCCCGATATTGATCCGCTGGTTGTCAACAAGGGTGACAAGGTAAGGGTGCGGGTTGGCAATCTGACCATGACCAACCACCCGATCCACATGCATGGCTATGACTTCAAGGTCACCTGCACCGATGGCGGCTGGGTACCGGAAACTGCGCAATGGCCAGAGGTGTCGATCGATATCCCGGTTGGCGCGATGCGCGCATATGAGTTTGTGGCGGACCACTTAGGCGACTGGGCCATTCATTGCCACAAATCGCACCACACCATGAATGCGATGGGCCACGATGTCCCCACGTTCATCGGTGCCAACAAAAGCAAGCTGACAGGTCAGATCCGCGCGTTGCAGCCGGAATACATGCCCATGGGCACGGCTGGCATGGCCGACATGGGGGAAATGTCGATGCCCCTGCCGGACAATACCGTCCCGATGATGGCTGGCTGGGGGCCCCACGGCCCCTTGGAAATGGGCGGCATGTTTTCGGTTGTGAAGGTGCGCGACGGCATTGGATCAGACGATTACAGCGACCCCGGCTGGTATCAAAACCCGCCCGGCACTCAGGCCTACGAATGGACCGGAGAGCTACCGGAGTTTGCACGTGCAGACACGGCACAAACACAGATCACCCCAAAACCAACCACCAAAGGCTAG
- a CDS encoding c-type cytochrome translates to MNTSLSIALVAAIGAAAIYALSHDTDEAAPPASAQVAGGPIVSVRIADTFTASAQVGKQIFDAACANCHGQNAAGRNGMGPPLVHKIYEPSHHADAAFMRAVQYGVQAHHWNFGNMPKQGGLTDGDVKSVIHYIRELQRTNGIE, encoded by the coding sequence ATGAACACCTCCTTATCAATTGCTTTGGTCGCCGCCATTGGAGCCGCCGCAATATATGCTTTGTCACATGATACAGATGAGGCAGCTCCGCCCGCATCCGCTCAGGTCGCCGGGGGGCCAATTGTCAGCGTCCGGATAGCCGACACGTTCACAGCATCGGCGCAGGTGGGAAAACAAATATTCGACGCGGCTTGTGCCAACTGCCATGGCCAGAACGCTGCAGGGCGAAACGGCATGGGGCCGCCGCTGGTACACAAGATCTACGAACCCTCACACCACGCAGACGCAGCCTTTATGCGGGCGGTGCAATACGGGGTACAGGCGCACCATTGGAATTTTGGCAATATGCCCAAACAAGGCGGCCTCACAGACGGCGATGTAAAAAGCGTCATTCACTATATACGTGAACTACAAAGGACCAACGGGATTGAGTAG
- a CDS encoding cysteine synthase A, producing MRIARDLADAIGHTPLIRLNRVSDETGCEILGKAEFMNPGQSVKDRAALYIIKDAIARGELKPGGTIVEGTAGNTGIGLALVGASMGFKTVIVIPETQSEEKKDMLRLAGAQLVQVPAAPYRNPNNFVRYSERLANELAKTEPNGAIWANQFDNIANKQAHVETTGPEIWEQTGGNVDGFTCAVGSGGTLAGVAECLQPKGVKIALADPMGAGLYSYYTTGEIVMEGSSIAEGIGQVRITKNLEGLKPDFNYQISDTEALPFVFDLLHDEGLVLGGSSAINIAGAVRMAKDMGPGNTIVTVLCDYGTRYQSKLFNPEFLREKDLPVPDWMTHTPASIPGVFEDV from the coding sequence ATGCGCATTGCACGCGATCTGGCCGACGCCATTGGCCACACTCCTCTGATCCGTCTGAACCGCGTCAGCGATGAGACCGGATGTGAAATTCTGGGCAAGGCGGAGTTCATGAACCCCGGTCAATCGGTCAAAGACCGGGCGGCGCTTTATATTATCAAGGATGCGATTGCGCGTGGTGAACTAAAGCCGGGCGGAACCATTGTCGAAGGCACGGCCGGCAATACGGGTATTGGCCTGGCGCTGGTGGGGGCCTCGATGGGGTTCAAAACCGTGATCGTGATCCCGGAAACCCAGTCCGAAGAGAAAAAGGACATGCTGCGTCTGGCTGGGGCCCAGCTGGTGCAGGTGCCTGCGGCGCCCTATCGCAACCCAAACAATTTTGTGCGCTACTCTGAGCGGCTGGCGAATGAGCTTGCCAAAACCGAACCCAATGGCGCGATCTGGGCCAATCAGTTCGACAATATCGCCAACAAACAGGCGCATGTTGAAACCACCGGCCCCGAAATCTGGGAGCAGACCGGTGGCAATGTGGATGGCTTTACCTGCGCGGTTGGCTCGGGCGGGACCCTGGCGGGGGTCGCCGAATGCCTGCAGCCCAAGGGCGTGAAGATTGCCCTGGCCGATCCGATGGGGGCGGGGCTTTATTCCTATTACACCACTGGCGAGATCGTCATGGAGGGATCCTCGATTGCCGAAGGTATCGGCCAGGTGCGGATCACCAAGAACCTGGAAGGGTTGAAGCCCGACTTCAACTATCAGATCTCGGACACAGAGGCGCTGCCCTTTGTCTTTGACCTGTTGCATGACGAGGGCCTGGTTCTGGGGGGATCCTCGGCGATCAATATCGCTGGGGCTGTGCGTATGGCCAAGGACATGGGACCGGGCAATACCATTGTGACTGTCCTGTGTGACTACGGAACCCGCTATCAGTCAAAACTGTTCAACCCAGAGTTCCTGCGCGAAAAGGACCTGCCGGTGCCCGACTGGATGACCCATACACCAGCCTCAATTCCGGGCGTCTTTGAGGACGTATGA